A region of Desulfolithobacter dissulfuricans DNA encodes the following proteins:
- a CDS encoding MFS transporter, whose translation MKTGFLPRTVIIFGLVSFLNDTASEMITPLLPLFLTATLGAGPAVVGLVEGVAEATASLLKLYSGRMADRGWNHKRLVLGGYSVSNTARPLIGLALGWGWVLVLRFLDRVGKGLRTSPRDALIAGSIDAARRGRAFGFHRALDNAGSMLGPLCAWLLLRSGMGMQHVFFWSLVPGILVIALLYFGLEDTPAAGRPTRLPPLRWSVLDQRLRGMILAAGGLALASAPEAFLVLWASDQGLQVAWVPLLWAAASAVKAVVAGPAGCLSDRFGRLAVLLVGWSLRIVLLLALAWSCGLTNQIIVWMLFLGYAAALASTEGAERALVGDFARSRERATAFGLYHMVVGLAALPGALLFGTVWQIFGSAQAFLLDALIAAGSIVLLVAVQKEQRLRVQRR comes from the coding sequence ATGAAAACAGGTTTCCTGCCGCGCACGGTGATCATATTCGGGCTTGTGTCCTTTTTAAATGACACGGCCAGTGAAATGATCACGCCTCTGTTACCCCTGTTCCTGACCGCCACGCTTGGGGCAGGACCCGCGGTGGTGGGCCTTGTGGAAGGTGTCGCCGAGGCCACGGCCAGTCTGCTCAAGCTCTATTCCGGCCGGATGGCGGACAGGGGCTGGAACCATAAGCGTCTGGTGCTGGGGGGATACTCCGTCTCCAACACGGCCCGTCCTCTGATCGGCCTGGCGCTTGGTTGGGGCTGGGTACTGGTTCTGCGGTTTCTGGACCGGGTCGGTAAAGGGTTGCGGACTTCTCCGAGGGATGCGCTTATTGCCGGGTCAATCGATGCGGCCCGGCGCGGTCGTGCCTTTGGTTTTCATCGGGCCCTGGATAATGCTGGATCCATGCTGGGTCCTCTTTGTGCCTGGTTGCTGCTGCGCAGCGGCATGGGCATGCAACATGTCTTTTTCTGGTCTCTCGTACCGGGAATCCTTGTTATTGCGCTGCTGTATTTTGGCCTGGAGGATACACCGGCAGCCGGCAGACCTACCCGGCTTCCGCCACTGCGATGGTCTGTTCTGGATCAACGTCTGCGTGGCATGATCCTTGCTGCCGGCGGGCTTGCCCTGGCCAGTGCACCAGAGGCCTTTCTTGTTCTCTGGGCCAGCGATCAGGGCCTGCAGGTTGCCTGGGTTCCTCTGTTATGGGCAGCCGCCAGTGCGGTCAAGGCCGTGGTCGCCGGACCGGCAGGGTGTCTGTCGGATCGTTTCGGCAGACTGGCGGTTCTGCTGGTCGGCTGGTCATTGCGTATTGTTCTTCTTCTGGCCCTTGCCTGGTCCTGTGGCCTGACCAACCAGATTATCGTGTGGATGCTGTTTCTGGGATATGCTGCCGCGCTTGCGTCAACAGAAGGTGCGGAACGCGCCCTGGTCGGCGATTTCGCACGAAGCCGGGAACGGGCAACGGCCTTTGGCCTCTATCACATGGTTGTCGGCCTGGCCGCACTTCCCGGGGCCCTGCTCTTTGGCACTGTCTGGCAGATCTTCGGATCAGCGCAGGCGTTTCTGCTGGACGCACTCATAGCGGCCGGATCGATCGTTCTTCTCGTCGCAGTGCAGAAAGAGCAGAGGCTACGCGTTCAGCGGCGCTGA
- a CDS encoding bifunctional DedA family/phosphatase PAP2 family protein, translating to MTELLTTVTTGIAKHPNLAGLVIFLTSFAESLAVIGLLVPGAALMLTAGALIATGALSFWPTMAWAVFGAVLADGLSYWLGHYYKDNIRSLRIFAKHQDMLARGESFFHRHGGKSVFFGRFIGPIRPVIPLVAGMLGMDPVHFTFYNVLSALGWAPAYLLPGMAFGASLALAGEVAKRLAILIGVSVVGGWMVFFLSRRLLRFALNRFPAWEKKLLVLLQRLPLLQRWLKGGVLDRDQSMLRLLVLLAMVFVGSLWLFFGITEDVVTGDPLVQVNQSVYHLLQGLRTPWGDTIMVAITMLGDAAVTGSLTLAALVWLLWRKDRYSALYLAITVAGGFFLVTAVKTLTHIPRPVDMYQGAVRWAYPSNHATISVIIFGFLALLCSRELRPDRRWLPVSFALVLITGIGASRLYLGAHWLSDVVGGFCLGTAWLILLSVAYFNHVPTRSCAYRGLWALCLTVLVLAATVHWSSGFNRNKLRYALRHDVRTMPTSVWQTEGWQQLPVARLDLEGEKEQVFNLQYAGDLDKLKKMLLARDWRQPVPLTVVTGLRWLLADPDPFSLPILPQVHDGRHEQLLLIHALSTSPHDLLVLRLWPADIRLDNTTPLWVGTLSRMTVRNYMYIINLPRTVENVSPDVLAQHLDLGRKLVRRPGGDKVLLLYSAVKRQP from the coding sequence ATGACTGAACTGCTCACCACTGTCACCACAGGGATAGCCAAGCATCCAAATCTGGCCGGGCTGGTCATTTTTTTGACATCCTTTGCCGAATCATTGGCGGTCATCGGCCTGCTGGTCCCCGGTGCGGCTTTAATGCTGACGGCAGGCGCCCTGATTGCCACCGGGGCCTTGTCCTTCTGGCCAACCATGGCCTGGGCGGTCTTTGGAGCAGTGCTCGCCGACGGTCTGAGTTACTGGCTGGGTCATTATTATAAAGACAATATTCGCTCGTTACGTATTTTTGCGAAACACCAGGATATGCTCGCCAGGGGAGAATCGTTTTTTCACCGCCATGGAGGCAAGTCCGTCTTTTTTGGCCGTTTTATCGGGCCAATCAGGCCCGTTATCCCCCTGGTTGCCGGAATGCTTGGCATGGATCCGGTCCACTTCACTTTCTACAACGTGCTTTCTGCCCTTGGCTGGGCGCCTGCCTATCTGCTGCCAGGTATGGCTTTTGGAGCCTCACTGGCTCTGGCAGGCGAAGTGGCCAAACGTCTCGCCATCTTGATCGGTGTCAGTGTTGTTGGCGGATGGATGGTCTTTTTTCTCTCCCGGAGACTCCTTCGTTTTGCTCTGAACCGTTTTCCGGCCTGGGAGAAAAAACTGCTGGTGCTGCTGCAGCGTTTGCCCCTGTTGCAGCGCTGGCTGAAGGGCGGTGTCCTTGACCGGGATCAATCCATGTTGCGGCTGCTGGTGTTGCTGGCCATGGTCTTTGTCGGTTCACTCTGGCTCTTTTTCGGCATAACTGAAGATGTGGTCACCGGCGATCCTCTGGTGCAGGTCAATCAATCGGTCTATCACCTGCTCCAGGGCCTGCGTACGCCCTGGGGCGATACCATCATGGTCGCCATAACCATGCTCGGTGACGCCGCTGTCACTGGATCGCTGACCCTGGCCGCCCTGGTCTGGCTGCTCTGGCGAAAAGACCGCTATTCGGCGCTTTATCTCGCTATCACCGTGGCGGGAGGATTTTTCCTTGTTACCGCTGTGAAAACTCTTACCCACATTCCACGACCAGTGGATATGTACCAGGGTGCGGTCCGCTGGGCTTATCCCAGTAATCACGCCACCATCAGCGTGATCATCTTCGGCTTTCTTGCCCTGCTTTGCAGCCGGGAACTGCGCCCGGACAGGCGCTGGCTGCCGGTGAGTTTCGCTCTGGTGTTGATTACCGGGATAGGCGCGTCACGCCTCTATCTTGGAGCGCACTGGCTTTCTGATGTGGTCGGTGGCTTCTGCCTCGGCACAGCCTGGCTTATTTTGCTCTCGGTTGCCTATTTCAACCATGTCCCCACCCGTTCCTGTGCCTACCGGGGACTGTGGGCTCTCTGCCTGACGGTTCTTGTTTTGGCTGCCACCGTACACTGGTCAAGTGGATTTAACAGGAATAAACTTCGCTATGCCTTGCGTCACGATGTGCGCACCATGCCGACATCTGTGTGGCAGACAGAGGGCTGGCAGCAGTTACCCGTGGCCCGGCTGGATCTGGAGGGAGAAAAAGAGCAGGTGTTTAATCTGCAGTATGCAGGGGATCTCGACAAACTGAAAAAAATGCTTCTTGCCCGGGATTGGCGGCAACCTGTTCCCCTGACCGTGGTGACAGGCCTGCGCTGGCTGCTTGCCGATCCTGATCCGTTCAGTTTGCCCATCCTGCCCCAGGTGCATGACGGCCGGCATGAACAACTGCTGCTCATACATGCACTTTCCACCAGTCCCCATGATTTACTGGTGCTGCGTTTATGGCCGGCAGATATACGTCTTGATAATACAACACCGCTCTGGGTCGGAACGCTGAGCCGGATGACGGTGCGAAACTACATGTACATTATCAACCTGCCGCGAACAGTTGAAAATGTTTCGCCGGACGTGTTGGCACAGCATCTCGATCTTGGCCGGAAACTGGTCCGGCGACCCGGGGGAGACAAGGTGCTTCTGCTCTACAGCGCGGTGAAGAGGCAACCATGA
- a CDS encoding metallophosphoesterase family protein: protein MEKLTRLTTIYFRRRTWFRLLLIVLILCFWAYIEIADLFPIEDHDLNFQALQRIEQRYEKGPLTFAFLADAKNSPVFSDVVRKLNNDQTLQFAIIGGDLVLYPDRDTFRQYLDQRRELQIPNLTLPGNHDVAFHNMDMYYHIFGRMYYSFVLGDAKFILLDNSNETSLGDEQEAWLEKELKDGLRYKYRFVFMHVPLWDPRDKPGALVRYAHALKDADVARRLEDLFLRYRVTTLFTSHIHAWYDETIHGLHTIVSGGAGAELVGKDPEHTFYHYVRVTVGEQKVTSELVKIDRNITYSGMKKYMHLAGLYLLTFGRIYMKYVLMGFFILTLAVDGMLEFLYHRKHRRPAGAEK from the coding sequence ATGGAAAAACTTACCCGACTGACTACGATCTATTTTCGTCGCCGGACCTGGTTTCGGCTGCTCTTGATTGTTCTTATCCTCTGTTTCTGGGCATATATTGAAATAGCCGATCTTTTTCCTATTGAAGATCATGACCTGAATTTTCAGGCCCTGCAGAGGATAGAGCAGCGGTATGAGAAAGGACCCCTCACCTTTGCCTTTCTCGCTGATGCCAAGAACAGTCCGGTCTTCAGCGATGTTGTCCGCAAGCTCAATAATGACCAGACGTTACAGTTTGCCATTATCGGCGGCGATCTGGTGCTCTATCCGGACCGTGATACCTTCCGTCAATACCTTGATCAGCGTCGTGAACTGCAGATCCCCAACCTGACCCTGCCCGGAAACCATGATGTGGCCTTTCATAACATGGATATGTACTATCACATCTTCGGGCGGATGTACTATTCCTTTGTCCTTGGTGACGCTAAATTTATCCTCCTTGATAACAGCAATGAGACGAGTCTTGGCGATGAACAGGAGGCCTGGCTTGAAAAAGAGCTTAAAGACGGACTTCGGTACAAATACCGGTTCGTCTTCATGCATGTGCCGCTCTGGGATCCCAGGGATAAACCCGGGGCGCTTGTCCGCTATGCCCATGCCCTGAAAGACGCGGATGTGGCCCGCCGACTTGAGGACCTGTTTCTGCGCTACAGGGTTACCACACTTTTTACCTCGCATATTCATGCCTGGTATGACGAGACAATCCACGGGCTGCATACCATCGTCAGTGGCGGTGCAGGAGCCGAGCTGGTGGGCAAGGACCCGGAGCATACATTCTATCATTATGTCCGGGTCACTGTCGGGGAGCAGAAGGTTACCTCCGAGCTGGTCAAAATAGACAGGAATATTACCTACTCCGGTATGAAAAAATATATGCATCTTGCCGGACTCTACCTTTTGACCTTTGGCAGGATCTATATGAAATATGTACTCATGGGATTTTTTATCCTGACGCTTGCCGTTGACGGGATGCTGGAGTTTCTCTACCACCGGAAACATCGCAGACCCGCTGGGGCGGAAAAATAA
- a CDS encoding EI24 domain-containing protein: MINHKRQWIPLTYSMGFLFRHLRLLGWSILLVAITVALTWIGYLEAIHLIDGLTGHFFQQPPDITGIWGWLVGKGWLVVKYLFLIITRIAAFYLAFLTAYCLTTPGYVFLSGAAEKIYLGRQVKQTDGFTPAGVLIDLWEGCKIGAIGILVTMVALAVNCIPVVGQALVFLIYVFYSALMFIDYPASNHRWTLGKKIDWVRTYRIHSFRLGIFPAFISMIPVINIFCMALLFPLFTIHTTLNFIAVQNGEQPGIKLS, encoded by the coding sequence GTGATTAACCATAAGAGGCAATGGATTCCCCTGACCTATTCCATGGGGTTTCTTTTTCGTCATCTCCGTCTTCTGGGATGGAGCATATTGCTCGTGGCAATCACCGTGGCGTTGACCTGGATCGGCTACCTTGAGGCGATACACCTCATCGATGGTCTGACCGGTCATTTTTTCCAGCAGCCTCCGGATATCACCGGTATCTGGGGCTGGCTGGTCGGCAAGGGCTGGCTGGTGGTCAAATATCTTTTTCTTATTATCACCCGCATTGCTGCCTTCTATCTCGCCTTTCTGACCGCCTACTGCCTTACCACGCCCGGATACGTCTTTTTAAGCGGAGCAGCAGAAAAGATCTATCTGGGCCGTCAGGTTAAGCAAACGGACGGATTCACACCGGCCGGTGTACTCATCGACCTGTGGGAAGGATGCAAGATCGGCGCGATTGGTATCCTGGTCACCATGGTTGCCCTGGCGGTAAACTGCATCCCGGTTGTCGGTCAGGCTCTGGTCTTTCTGATCTATGTTTTTTATTCTGCCCTGATGTTCATCGATTATCCCGCTTCCAATCATCGCTGGACCCTGGGAAAGAAAATTGACTGGGTGCGAACGTACCGCATCCACTCCTTCCGGCTCGGGATTTTCCCTGCCTTCATCAGCATGATTCCGGTGATCAATATCTTCTGTATGGCCCTGCTTTTTCCATTGTTTACCATCCACACAACGTTGAATTTTATAGCCGTACAGAATGGAGAACAGCCCGGGATCAAGCTTTCCTGA
- a CDS encoding 2Fe-2S iron-sulfur cluster-binding protein — MPSIFIKNTGQRIETTMVRSILVTLQSHGIPIETVCGGKAMCGKCVVRVLEGQQFLSPVNSREAKRLEAIGADENMRLACQTYIGRDVAIEIINFGS, encoded by the coding sequence ATGCCATCGATCTTTATTAAGAACACTGGACAGCGCATTGAAACAACCATGGTTCGCTCCATCCTGGTCACACTGCAATCACATGGTATTCCGATTGAAACAGTATGCGGTGGCAAAGCCATGTGTGGAAAATGCGTAGTCCGTGTCCTGGAAGGGCAGCAGTTTTTGAGTCCTGTAAACTCTCGGGAAGCGAAAAGACTTGAGGCGATTGGCGCAGATGAGAACATGCGGCTGGCCTGTCAAACATACATTGGAAGAGATGTTGCAATAGAAATTATTAATTTTGGCTCATAG
- a CDS encoding DedA family protein, with protein MESFLLFLEQHQHVAYAVLLAGAYIETVFPCSLFVYGEIIFLAGPILAGMGILNIWIVAALFYTGGILGDTTSYFLGRRYGKSFFAHFSEKPLLRRVFTQENYKRGEAFFRRNGPWSVFLARLSGPFSWITPALAGVFQMEFKRFILFNVPGVFVGIGEFILVGYLFGRNYETVMHLAQKYVAAVLLLVFAFVMLYRRKRSAA; from the coding sequence GTGGAATCTTTTCTTCTCTTTCTGGAACAGCACCAGCATGTTGCCTATGCTGTTCTCCTGGCAGGTGCCTATATCGAGACGGTGTTTCCCTGTTCACTCTTTGTTTATGGGGAAATTATCTTTCTGGCCGGCCCCATTCTGGCGGGTATGGGCATACTCAACATCTGGATTGTCGCCGCATTATTTTATACCGGAGGCATCCTGGGTGACACCACCAGCTATTTTCTGGGTCGGCGCTACGGCAAGTCGTTCTTTGCGCATTTCAGTGAAAAACCTCTGCTGAGAAGGGTGTTTACCCAAGAGAATTATAAAAGGGGTGAGGCCTTTTTCCGGCGCAATGGCCCCTGGTCCGTGTTTCTGGCCCGTTTGAGCGGCCCCTTTTCCTGGATTACCCCGGCCCTGGCAGGCGTCTTTCAGATGGAATTTAAACGATTCATCCTGTTCAATGTACCAGGCGTATTTGTGGGAATAGGCGAGTTTATTCTGGTAGGCTACCTTTTTGGCAGGAATTACGAAACAGTCATGCATCTGGCGCAGAAGTACGTGGCAGCGGTTCTGCTCCTTGTTTTTGCCTTTGTCATGCTGTACAGGAGAAAACGGTCAGCTGCATGA
- a CDS encoding glycosyltransferase has product MPNHVLFAVSSLGLGHATRSLPIIRSFLVKGWHVSVLSHGNGLRFLRQELREHHVSFIELQDYPKLERGSGLAYFYYLVVDLFTTARLIRRERNFIRERQHQYACIISDGRYGICSTQIPSFLISHQISFIMPRGLGLFRPIVDWINSRYLRRFDMVFIPDFPEMETCLSGRLSHNRVTDKLKHNWIGVLSAYTREQDREEIDYLFIISGYLEHQRESFIGKLLEQAKRLAGTKVFVLGDTSTEEVTCLPDYNITIYPVVTGSQRNTLFNQARLIVSRSGYTTVMDLAEMDKQAVLFATPKQTEQEYLADFLGEKQWYVTGREQKHVDLPAMVEEIQQTDRFIPPWKTEKSLEIVHDEVKKHLGGNRFSLIIPAHNEEHYLEGTLNHLVSQDYPVDCYEIIVVENGSTDSTREIASSYAAIHENLSVLTCEKGVSRARNTGFAQASPDSDWIVFLDADTRLEPGFLRELDRYLGKHAADNLAIGTTALKPSDTSSAKARFWFSLYDLGHRLSRTSYGLQIVRAEVASQVAYDEQLSYAEDLDYIRQARRYGDFFFLQTDKAATSARRFEKQGYLKQTLIWWYQAMQPVSMKKGKSYLVIR; this is encoded by the coding sequence ATGCCAAATCACGTTCTCTTTGCTGTCAGCTCGCTGGGGCTGGGCCACGCGACCAGATCTTTGCCAATTATCAGATCGTTTCTCGTAAAAGGCTGGCACGTCAGCGTGCTTTCCCATGGCAATGGCCTGCGTTTCCTCAGGCAGGAACTTCGGGAGCACCACGTCAGTTTCATTGAACTGCAGGATTATCCAAAGCTCGAGCGGGGCTCGGGGCTTGCCTATTTTTATTATCTTGTTGTCGATCTGTTCACCACCGCCCGCCTTATCCGCCGTGAAAGGAACTTCATCAGAGAGCGGCAGCATCAGTATGCCTGCATTATTTCCGATGGCCGCTATGGAATCTGTTCGACCCAGATACCCAGCTTTCTCATTTCCCACCAGATTTCTTTCATCATGCCCAGGGGACTGGGACTGTTCCGTCCGATCGTTGACTGGATAAACAGCAGGTATCTGCGCCGGTTTGACATGGTTTTCATCCCTGATTTTCCTGAGATGGAAACCTGTCTGTCCGGCAGACTGTCCCATAACAGGGTTACCGATAAACTGAAACATAACTGGATCGGTGTCCTTTCCGCCTATACCCGTGAACAGGACAGAGAAGAGATTGACTACCTCTTCATCATCAGCGGGTATCTTGAGCATCAGAGGGAGTCGTTTATCGGTAAACTGCTCGAGCAGGCAAAAAGGTTGGCAGGCACCAAGGTCTTTGTCCTGGGAGACACCAGCACCGAGGAGGTGACCTGTCTGCCCGACTATAATATCACCATCTATCCGGTGGTTACGGGCAGCCAGCGTAACACGCTCTTTAATCAGGCCCGGCTGATTGTTTCCCGCTCAGGCTACACCACGGTCATGGATCTGGCAGAAATGGATAAACAGGCCGTGCTCTTTGCCACGCCGAAACAGACCGAGCAGGAATATCTGGCGGATTTCCTGGGTGAAAAACAGTGGTATGTCACCGGCAGGGAGCAAAAACATGTTGATCTCCCCGCCATGGTGGAAGAAATCCAGCAGACTGACCGTTTCATCCCTCCCTGGAAAACGGAAAAAAGTCTGGAAATAGTCCATGACGAGGTGAAGAAACATCTCGGTGGCAATCGCTTTTCTCTCATAATTCCTGCACATAATGAGGAACACTACCTGGAAGGAACCCTGAACCACCTTGTCAGCCAGGACTATCCGGTAGACTGTTATGAAATCATTGTGGTGGAAAACGGCTCCACTGACAGCACCAGGGAGATAGCCAGCAGTTATGCGGCAATACATGAAAATCTATCTGTTCTGACCTGTGAAAAAGGCGTTTCCCGGGCCAGAAATACGGGTTTTGCCCAGGCCAGTCCTGACAGTGACTGGATTGTTTTTCTCGATGCCGATACCCGTCTTGAACCGGGTTTTCTTCGTGAGCTGGACAGGTATCTTGGCAAACACGCTGCCGATAACCTGGCGATCGGCACTACCGCGCTTAAACCATCGGATACCTCTTCTGCCAAGGCACGGTTCTGGTTTAGCCTGTACGATCTGGGCCACCGGCTGAGCCGTACCTCCTATGGGCTGCAGATAGTCCGGGCCGAGGTGGCTTCGCAGGTAGCCTATGACGAGCAGCTCAGTTATGCCGAAGATCTGGATTATATCAGGCAGGCCCGCCGGTATGGGGATTTTTTCTTTCTGCAGACAGACAAGGCCGCAACCTCTGCCCGGCGCTTCGAAAAACAGGGTTACCTCAAACAGACGCTCATCTGGTGGTATCAGGCCATGCAGCCTGTCTCTATGAAAAAAGGCAAAAGTTACCTGGTCATCAGGTGA
- a CDS encoding DedA family protein encodes MLHDIINWIVQTVGQWGYSGIVILMFLESSFFPFPSEVVMPPAGYLAARGEMSLGLVIFAGIGGSLLGALFNYWLASRWGRPLFEKYGRYVLVSEKNLDKADYFFSRHGHISTFVGRLLPGIRQYISLPAGLARMNLSIFAIFTALGAGIWVLILAMVGYWIGNNQELISRYLHQIMLGVLAICLVVVSVYIFWCNTGKSGRVE; translated from the coding sequence ATGTTGCACGATATTATCAACTGGATTGTACAGACGGTCGGCCAATGGGGATATTCCGGCATCGTTATTCTGATGTTTCTGGAATCGTCCTTTTTTCCTTTTCCCAGTGAAGTCGTTATGCCGCCGGCCGGTTATTTGGCAGCGCGGGGAGAGATGTCACTGGGCCTGGTCATTTTTGCCGGTATTGGCGGCAGTCTGCTGGGGGCCCTGTTCAACTATTGGTTGGCAAGCAGGTGGGGGCGGCCGCTCTTTGAGAAGTATGGCCGCTATGTTCTCGTCAGTGAAAAAAACCTGGACAAGGCAGATTATTTTTTTTCCCGGCACGGGCATATATCCACCTTCGTCGGCCGCCTGTTACCCGGCATTCGACAGTATATCAGCCTGCCTGCCGGTCTGGCGCGCATGAATCTGTCAATCTTTGCCATCTTCACTGCACTCGGCGCTGGCATCTGGGTACTCATTCTCGCCATGGTCGGATACTGGATAGGTAACAATCAGGAACTGATCAGCCGGTATCTGCACCAGATCATGCTCGGAGTACTGGCTATCTGCCTGGTGGTTGTGTCGGTTTATATTTTTTGGTGCAATACAGGAAAATCCGGTCGTGTAGAATAG
- a CDS encoding transposase, whose product MDQIKLYNVERIVSLITDQTKTVRKHCNADNFIRVLRRCFQAIPDHRQVSKTSISLDDALMSAYAMFSLKDPSLLAFENRRLNEAENLRAVFGIENIASDTQMREILDPLSPREFRSGFTAVFRILQRGKDLEAMTCLDGHYLISGDGTGFYYSTKVGNDFCLRKKQENGKHAYYQQMYGAAIVHPDKREVIPFCPEMISNQDGTSKQDCERAAAQRFWREFRREHPHLPVIVTEDALSSNAPHIRELKALNLRFILGVKPGDHQFLFEQFDASVETGKVTEFNMDDPRDPKKYHVFRYVNGLSLNKSNQDLKVNLLEYWQADDKGNELRFAWVTDLEITRENAYEIMRAGRARWRIENETFNTLKNQGYHLGHNYGLGAQHLSMVFTTLMVLAFLVDQAQQLGCWLFRKAWEESRSKRQLWENVRSRFRELPVDSMETLYRSIAFGIKGYVVEVIEPDDVMT is encoded by the coding sequence ATGGACCAAATCAAACTCTACAACGTGGAACGTATTGTCAGCCTCATCACGGATCAGACCAAAACGGTGCGAAAGCATTGCAATGCTGATAACTTTATCCGAGTATTGCGCCGATGTTTTCAGGCGATCCCTGATCACCGCCAAGTCAGCAAAACGAGCATCTCCCTCGATGATGCTCTCATGTCAGCATACGCCATGTTCTCCCTCAAGGATCCCTCGTTGCTGGCTTTTGAAAATCGACGTCTCAACGAGGCCGAAAATCTGCGTGCCGTATTCGGTATCGAAAACATCGCCTCCGACACCCAGATGCGGGAAATCCTCGATCCTCTTTCGCCGCGTGAATTCAGATCAGGTTTTACCGCGGTATTCCGCATCCTCCAGCGCGGCAAAGACCTCGAAGCCATGACCTGTCTGGATGGACACTACCTGATCAGCGGTGACGGTACCGGTTTCTACTATTCGACAAAAGTCGGCAATGATTTCTGCCTCAGAAAGAAACAGGAAAACGGTAAACATGCCTACTACCAGCAGATGTATGGAGCAGCCATTGTCCATCCTGACAAACGGGAAGTCATTCCCTTCTGTCCCGAAATGATCAGCAACCAGGACGGCACCAGCAAGCAGGACTGTGAGCGGGCTGCTGCCCAGCGTTTCTGGCGAGAGTTCCGTCGCGAACACCCTCATCTTCCAGTCATCGTCACTGAAGACGCTCTGAGCAGCAATGCACCGCATATACGGGAGCTCAAGGCCTTGAACCTGCGTTTCATTCTTGGTGTCAAACCAGGTGACCATCAGTTTCTGTTCGAGCAGTTCGATGCCTCTGTCGAGACGGGTAAAGTGACGGAATTCAACATGGATGATCCCAGGGATCCAAAGAAATATCATGTCTTCCGCTACGTCAATGGCCTGTCCCTGAACAAGTCCAACCAGGATCTGAAGGTCAACCTGCTCGAGTACTGGCAAGCTGACGACAAGGGCAATGAACTGCGGTTTGCCTGGGTGACCGACCTGGAGATCACCAGGGAGAACGCCTATGAGATCATGCGGGCGGGCCGGGCCCGGTGGCGTATCGAAAATGAGACGTTCAATACCTTGAAGAACCAAGGGTATCATCTGGGACACAACTATGGCCTGGGGGCACAACATCTTTCAATGGTATTCACCACTCTGATGGTGCTGGCGTTTCTGGTTGACCAGGCTCAGCAGCTGGGATGCTGGCTTTTCCGCAAGGCCTGGGAAGAGTCCAGAAGCAAACGTCAGCTCTGGGAGAATGTCCGTAGTCGATTCAGGGAACTTCCTGTAGACTCGATGGAAACACTCTACCGGAGCATTGCTTTTGGCATCAAGGGGTACGTCGTCGAGGTGATCGAACCTGACGATGTGATGACCTGA
- a CDS encoding undecaprenyl-diphosphatase: MDDGLNIQLFNWLHAGAGNRPVPDFLSVIGAEITPYLVIVCMAVFWFSTDRQGKRVLLEGAAVVTLGLLLNQLITVFYYHPRPYMLHLCQPLIPHAPETSFPSDHATLLFGASFALLFRRGWWKQGLLFLILAVIGSWGRIYTGLHFPFDIMGSLVVALLCTVLIALLREVLTPLYDRLIRIISLIESALPIKKTKNNFKEKLK, translated from the coding sequence ATGGATGACGGATTAAATATTCAACTCTTTAACTGGCTGCATGCCGGGGCCGGCAATCGACCGGTCCCGGATTTTCTTTCCGTGATCGGTGCCGAGATTACCCCGTATCTGGTTATCGTTTGCATGGCAGTCTTCTGGTTCAGCACGGACCGGCAGGGAAAGCGGGTACTGCTTGAGGGAGCCGCCGTGGTGACTCTCGGGCTGCTTCTCAACCAGCTTATCACAGTGTTTTACTACCATCCCCGGCCATATATGCTGCATCTCTGCCAGCCATTGATTCCCCATGCACCGGAAACCTCGTTCCCAAGTGATCACGCCACTCTTCTTTTCGGAGCTTCTTTTGCGCTTCTGTTTCGGCGGGGGTGGTGGAAACAGGGGCTTCTCTTTCTTATCCTTGCTGTCATCGGATCCTGGGGTCGTATTTATACGGGCCTCCATTTCCCCTTTGACATCATGGGATCTTTGGTGGTGGCTCTGCTTTGCACTGTCCTGATCGCGTTGCTGCGGGAGGTTCTGACACCACTGTACGACCGGCTCATTCGCATAATTTCCCTGATTGAGTCCGCGCTGCCCATCAAAAAAACAAAAAATAATTTTAAGGAGAAGCTGAAATGA
- a CDS encoding PepSY domain-containing protein: protein MLYTGFSIAGDADTEVQNGTIRIQQDESEYPSLAVITMEQAKNIALATVQGQVLKMELENENGFLVYGVEVVTPEKTIIDVKIDAGSGEVLLMETDTVDYDHGGYREQDDNEHRDGGREDDDRD, encoded by the coding sequence ATGCTTTATACCGGTTTTTCCATTGCCGGAGACGCGGATACCGAGGTCCAAAACGGTACCATCCGAATTCAGCAGGACGAGTCCGAGTATCCATCTCTGGCCGTGATCACCATGGAACAGGCTAAAAATATCGCTCTGGCAACAGTGCAGGGGCAGGTGTTGAAGATGGAACTTGAAAATGAAAACGGATTTCTGGTCTATGGCGTTGAAGTGGTGACACCGGAAAAGACCATCATTGATGTCAAAATTGACGCCGGTTCCGGAGAGGTCCTGCTCATGGAAACCGATACTGTTGATTATGACCATGGAGGTTACCGGGAGCAGGACGATAACGAACACCGGGACGGGGGGCGTGAAGATGACGACCGCGATTAA